One Chondrinema litorale genomic window, GCTATTTAACTCAGGATACATAAAAGTAAAGAATGGGAAAACTGCTCTAAAGGTATCCCAGAAACCATTGTCTGTAAACATGTAACCCGGTAAAACTTTACCATTGTAAGGGCTATAATGGATTACTTTTTCGTTAGCATCAAACTCGTAAAACTTTCTTGGGAAAAGTAATACTCTGTAAAGGCATGAGTAGAATATTTCTAGGTCTTTTACATTTTTGCCTTCTACTTTAATTTTATTTAACTCAGTTTCCCAAGCAGTTTTTGCTTTGCTTAAAGTAGTCTCAAAACTATCGTTACCGATTTCTCTGTTTAAGTTAATCTCTGCTTGCTCTGGACTTACAAAAGAAGAAGCTATTTTCATTGTAACTTTTTCTCCTCTTTTGGTTTTAAAACCAATTACTGCACCTGTATGCTCTGCTTCACTTTCTTTGTTGGTAGAAAGTACGCTGTCTTTCCAAGTGTAAGTCATAGTGAATGGCTTATCGAAAACTGCTACAAAGTAGTTTTTGAAGTTCTCAGGTACACCACCGTGATTGTTAGAAGCATAACCAATGATCTTATTTTCTTCTGGAATTACTTTCACCATTGAGCCCTTGTTAAAAGCATCAAGAACTACAAAAGACGAATCGTTTTCTGGAAATGTAAACTGGAAATTTGCAGCTCTTTCAGTAGGAGCTACTTCTACGGTTACATCATAATCAGACAGATAAACTTGATAGTAATGTGGCTTAACTATTTCGGCCTTGTGAGAAAACCAAGATGCTCTGTCTTTCTGTTTGTATTTAATTCCACCAGTTACTGGCATTACAGAAAAAGCTGCATAGTCATTTATCCAAGGACTTGGTTGGTGTGTTTGTTTGATACCATTAATTTGGTGATCGCTGTATTTGTAAAACCAGCCATTGCCCATCTCACCTGTTTGTGGAGCCCAAAAATTCATACCCCACGGTGTAGCAATAGCCGGGTAAGTATTTCCATTTGATAATAAAAATTCAGAATCGGTACCCATTAAAGGGTTTACATATTCTAGAAGTGATGTTTGTTTTTGCTGTGCTAGCAATACAGTGCTTAGTAAAATGCCAGCTAAGCTTAAGGTTAATCTTCTGTTAAATAAAAAATACATAATGATAAATAGGTTGGTAATTATAAAATTTATGATGATCAGAGTTGCAACAACCTAAAAATAGATTGCCACTATTTATTTTTAAAATATGCTAATTCTGGTTTTTCCTGAAGATTTCTCGATATAAAATCGACACGTTGTTTTACACATGCAGCTGTTCTGCCGGCATCTTCAGGGGTGTTTTTTACATAGTCTAATAATTTGGTAACTGTAGTAGTAGCCACATGCATACGCGTATCTGAAGAACCATAATAAATAAATACATCACCATTTTCTTTAGCTATCCATCCATTACTAAATAGCACATTAGAAACATCTCCCACTCTCTCAATACCTTGTGGAGCCATAAAATGCCCACCTGGTTTATAAATTACTTTGCTTGGTTCTTCTAAGTCACACATAAAAGCGTAAAGTACATAGCGTAATCCGGCTGCGGTTTTTCTAACACCATGTGCCAAATGTAGCCAGCCTTCATCAGTTTTGATTGGGGCAGGGCCTAAGCCATTTTTTACTTCTTTTACTGTATGATATATTTTTTCGTCGATTAAAATTTCGTCTTCAATTACTGCATTTTCAATTGAATCGCACATTCCCCAGCCAATGCCACCACCTGTTCCGGTAGAAATAAAACCATCCATTGGTCTGGTATAAAATGCATATTTACCATTTATAAATTCTGGGTGTAATACGCAGTTTCTTTGTTGTGCAGATTTGGTTTTAAGATCTGTTAAACGCTCCCAGCTTACAAGGTCTTTTGTACGTGCAATGCCACATTGTGCATTTGCTGCTGAAGTATCGAAAGGAGCTGCATTTATATCTTTTCTCTCTGTACAGAATAATCCGTATATCCAACCATCTTCGTGTTTAACCAACCTCATGTCGTACACATTCATATCTGGATCATCTGTTTCAGGCATTACAATAGGGTAATCCCAGAATCTAAAATTATCAACACCATTATCACTTTCTGCAATGGCGATAAAGGATTTTACATCGTTGCTTTCAACTCTACAGGCCACCAGATATTTACCATTAAATTCCATAGCACCAGCATTGAAAACGGTATTGATACCAAGCCTTTCCATAAAAAATGGATTGCGGGTTTCATTAAAATCGTATCGCCAGAAAATAGGAGTGTGTGCAGCTGTTAAGATGGGATATTTATATCTTGTAAAAATTCCGTTTCCGGGAAGTTCTTCAACGTTTTTTCTTGTAATCAGTTCTTCATATTCTGTACTGAGCTTAGTTAACCTACTTTCAAAACTATCTTGTTTCATTATTATTCAATGCTTAAGGTTTAATAATAAATTAGTT contains:
- a CDS encoding glycoside hydrolase family 130 protein gives rise to the protein MKQDSFESRLTKLSTEYEELITRKNVEELPGNGIFTRYKYPILTAAHTPIFWRYDFNETRNPFFMERLGINTVFNAGAMEFNGKYLVACRVESNDVKSFIAIAESDNGVDNFRFWDYPIVMPETDDPDMNVYDMRLVKHEDGWIYGLFCTERKDINAAPFDTSAANAQCGIARTKDLVSWERLTDLKTKSAQQRNCVLHPEFINGKYAFYTRPMDGFISTGTGGGIGWGMCDSIENAVIEDEILIDEKIYHTVKEVKNGLGPAPIKTDEGWLHLAHGVRKTAAGLRYVLYAFMCDLEEPSKVIYKPGGHFMAPQGIERVGDVSNVLFSNGWIAKENGDVFIYYGSSDTRMHVATTTVTKLLDYVKNTPEDAGRTAACVKQRVDFISRNLQEKPELAYFKNK